The genomic interval AAAGAGTGGCTGTCAATATATTAATGAGCAAaaatggaaaaataaataaaaaaataaaaaacttaccaaagatttaggtaaaaataaaaaggacgattcaaattttataaatcataaaaaaaaaacactcttTAATAATTTTATCTCAAAATACTCCTTGAAGTAATATTATTGTAGAAGTTATCAATTAACTGCTAAAATAtatctttaaaataaatttaaaatttaaaatttatatcatataaAAATTATCTAATAATTATGATAAGAAGCAGAAGTTACTGGATAATTACtacaatttataaaaattattagataACTGTTACAATGTATTTAATATGAGATtaagatttataatttaagatctataaatattattatatcaaaatattatttaccaattaagtcaaaattatttaaatttcatcaaaTTCACTTTAAAATAGTTATAAAAGTTATTATATACTTACTATAACCCTGATCCCTAAATTCATCCTAAATCTCACTTTAAAATAATTGTACAAGAGCTTCTAAAATTTATCTTTAATGActagtaaaaaaattttataaaatcataACGACTATTGATAATAGTTGGTTCAACAAATTGAATATCTATATTAAAAAAACACTTGATGGATGGTAGAATTGTAACAAAAAGGTGGAATATGTCGCTCCACTCAATCGGCCTTGCAACTATATATGAGGAGGTAATATGAAAAACTATAGTTAACTATACTGTTCATTTAGTTTTATCGATCCCAGCTTATTATAATAAGATCAGCCCGTAATATCCTACTCAATCCTGTCTGGGGGCTTGATGGATGGTAGAATGATGATAGTGTAGAAAATAATAAGAATGGAACAAGAGGACAACAAAGAATGATACATCATGAAACTTGCATCATTTATATTGGATTGGTGCAAGACAATTGTAGGTGGTAGAATAATTAATTACCCAACTACCTGTTGCCCTTTCAAAGGTTTTCCTCGCATAGCATgtttaaacatgtaacatgcaagTTTTTCCTGTGGGCATTTTTTTTCCTCTAATATTTCTTATTCTATGGTTTCTTAAATGATCCTCCAAGCTCCAACTGTCTTTTAACCTTGACCATAAGATTAAAAGACTACTTCATGCCTATGCCTAAGATTAAAAGGCAGCTAAGGAGGGAAACATCATTTATCCTTATatgaaatataaaagaaaaaaaaatactaatgtaAATAACGGTAGGTGATAAGCGCGGTCAGTGACAGTCTATCCTCTCtgtatttttatatataattaaataatatattaattaaaagataaaaaattaaataaaagatcaaaaattagaaaaatactataaaatatattaacgaaaagttaataataataataataatatatcaaaataataaattaattttattaggttttaattaaaactatttaaattatcccaatcataattaaaattattaatctaaaATTTCGattaaaatctaagttaaaaaaaacttattctaTTCGATGATCAACTTCGGCATTTTGGCGTTGGACATGTCGCTTGAGTCCGACGACGAGTCTGGATCCATCGTCTGAGTCCGATGACGAGTCTCAAGTCTAAATCGGAAATACTTTGCCACGGCCTAAATACAAGGCAATACGATTGAGATGCACCTCCCACTTAGGCGGTGTTTAGGTGGCCGTCTCAACCGTCATCATTTAGAACACTGCTaggaagaaaaaaattaaggacTATATTGTGATGTCAGCAGAATTTTTTGAACCTGCAATGTAGAACATGCCATATGAGGAAGAAGCCAACCCTTGGAAGGGCAACAGGATGATTAGAAACTCAATTATGCTACCACCTACAAATGTACCACACCAATTCAACATAGATAACGCAAGCTCCTTTGCTCGCTCGCTCTTAAATTTCAAAAGGTAACAAGTGTTGTTACTTGTGCATTTCCAaagttttggtttttttttttctcgCGAGGAAAGATAGACCACAATAAGACTGCCATCCTTTATAAATGTTGGATCTCAAAAGATCAGCTGTTGCAGCTACTTTAATTCCTATAACACGAAAACACCTTCAAATATTAATCAGAAATGAGGAGAGCTTCAGGTAGTGATCTTCAGACAAGGCTTGTTAGGGTTTAGGTAGTGATCATTAGAACATCCCATTCATGTATTTTTGTTAATTAAAGTTCTAATGATTTGTAATGTTTCTTTCAACTGAAGCAGAAAATGGGGTACACTTCTTCTAAGATATTAACCAGATCATGTTAAGAACAGTATAACCTTAAGATCCCTGAAATGAATGGAAGAATTACTCAACTTGATAAATGAAAACCATCTGTTTGCTCTCCTCTCTTCAAATCCAGCTTGAAGAATGATCAGGCCACATCACAACGATCTGAAgagcttgagaagaactcaaCTATGCCAGTTGACAGCAATGCTTCTGCCTCACTGGAGCTCACTGATATCCAAATCAGCAAACTGAGTTATTGGCTGGCTCGGAATGCCATGATGAAGAAACTCTCATTGCACAAGGTTTAGATTGATAGATAAGCTCTTTTGTCATTGAGATAAAAAATGTTTATAAATAAGTAAGAAATTGTAATATTtactaattaaaaattattaaagttcTCTCCAAATAAAAATGGAAGGTTACATTATCATGATCCAATGTTTGAGGTTAGATATCATCATCATGCATTGGATAAGATCTCAATGTATGCGGATAAGGGAGGAAACTTCTAAAAAGAAGATACGGAGAAATGTTCTTGCCCTTCACAAATAGTCATTGACCCTACAAGATCAAACTCATTGATCCTCCTTCTTCCATAAGATAGACACACTAGCATCTTCATGCTACATTGAGCGCATCTTTCATGAAGCATGATGAAATTCTGCATAAGAGATAGTCCCGTGAAAGGATCAAACTACATTAGATCTATTGTACACAGTTTTATCCTGCATTGCAAGATGTTGTTTCGTGATTTGGTCACACAAGAGCAACTTTATTGTTGCgccaagcctccccttcaaaggAAAGTTGTGTGACAATCCTAGTATCTCCACTTGTTTTACCTCATTTTACTAATATTGTAGTTAGAATTGGTTGCTCTATTATTTTTGACATCGCGAATAGTCATATTATCACCATCAACAATTGAAATCACATAGACAATTATTGAAAAAGAAGATAAGGAAACATTTTCCATTTGAAAGGAATGCAATATTAGAATGAAGGAAAAAAGTGTTATCCTGGCTTATAAATGGATCTATAAGCTTCTGCAAACTAATCTATGTAGATTCAAAGGAAGAGATTAAAGGAAGAACATTTATTAATGACAAATAGTAGATTAATACAAAATTATTGTCTCATACTCAAAACTCTTATTAGTTATTACAACTAAAAAACCTCTCAATGCTCTGTTTTATGGACTGATTACATGGCTCAGTCTAAACCTTAATATGACTTAATTTAAACCCaaaaaaagtaataataataaaataaagactaagcaacattttattttattcaagTAACCTATTCTAAAATGTATACTAACAAAACTTTAGTTACCCCTAAAGATAAAGATAAGGACAGAAAGGCAGTAATTCTTCAATAATCTATGCATCCAAAGTTCCGATTCTACAAGAAGTAAAGTAGACCCTAATTGATTCATCAAATCGTATAAGCACCATAATCCAAGGGAAAGAGAAGATCTTCTAATTCAACAACCAAAGGAAAAACGAATTCAAGATGAAATACCTCTCTGTGGATCTGCTGGGCCGCCTCAGGCATTCCTCTTCCAACCATCGGATGGTGAGGTACTATACAATCCACGGATGCCACTACGGCGAACAGAATCCCACGGGCGCACCATAGATCGCCGCCCACACGGTTCTTCATCTCATTTCTTTTCTCCTCCGTCGCCGCGGCTGCTTGCTCTTCCAATAGGCAGATGACCCCACGGAGGCAGCGGAGGTGAGCGAGTAACCATGATACACTGCCGATGACGATGAGAAACAGAACACTTGGATGGACGACCGCTCAAACCCCTTTTCTTCGCCAGTGGCGGAAAGGGAGATTGAGGCAGCGTCGCAGGAGAAGAGTAGAGACTACGGCAATCGGAAGGCGGACAGACAACATCGGTGGAGTCGATGGTAAGTAAAGATGGCGATCGGGGCCAGGCCCAGCCGAGTCCGGATCGTCGGTCCGTTTTTCTTTGTTCCCGATTATGGTCCCTTTTTTAATTCATATCCTCATCTAGATTATAATTTAAATCGGGATAAATAATCAGAGGTCGTCGGATGTGAGCCAACTGCTGGGCTGCCGGGTGCCAAGCCAGGGGACAGTTTTTAAATATATGTTCTAATTCAAATTATAATCTAAATAGAAATATGAATCCAAAGACAATTATGGCCGGGATCATGCTCTCGATCGAGTCCTGATCCCCAAAAGGGAATGGACTGAAATGGGGGCAAGCCTAGCGCGAGTAAGCGACCTAAACCCTCATATCATGATCTCCGGATTCAACTTGAACCAGCGGCCCGACATGGATTGACCCATTGTTATTTAAGTCAGGCCCCACGAGTCGACAACTCTAACATGGCTAAACTCATTTGAATTATGATTaacaaagataaatttttaaaataatatgctATAATTTAAATATTAGTTGAACATATATAACTTCATGCAAATGAAAATGATTATTTTACCTTGAGGCTCCGTTTGGTTGGTGAGATAGGATTAATGATATAGGTCGGATAGGGATTAATAGTGTGATAAATAATTCCTTGGGAGAGCCAATGATTATTTATCACGCCATTAATCTCTATACTATTAATCATATCCCACCTACCAAATACTCTCTATTACACCAATAATCCTTAACACCATTAATCCTATCCTACAAATCAAACAGAGTTTGAAGATATTATAAGCTTAGTTATTTGGTAGTATAAAAGAATCAAAGCTTatgtttgtaaaaaaaataaataaataaataattttttttatataattaaggtatttaattttttaaattgattaatccTAAAAATAATTAGTCGcttatagaaaattttattaaccattaaaataaatttaaaaatgcaaGTGACTGACGATCCACGGCTCAAAATTCTAAGTTTTTTAtcccattaaaaaaaaaatattctacaaTGTGCTGATtgaaaattaaacctaaaatacttgaaaaattatatgAATATCCTACATCTCAGTTCAGGGGTGCAAAAAACGTAACTTTAGGTTATGCCTAATTTTACCTGTAGGCTGTAGTGGTAAAAGATGATATGTTAGCTTCTAGCATCCCACATAACTATTCTCATAGTCATTTATAGAGAGTTAAATCATAGATGATTTTTTTGGGACGACTTTTTTTACCTTTTAAATAGTGACTATTATAGGAAGAAGGGCAGTAACCTGATAAGTATTTCAGTCACAGAAATTGACCTTTGGTAATAACAACCTATGCAATTACCATTTGTCTATACCATGGATGAATGGTCAATGCACGAGTTGTCGAGACGGTCGTCAGGAAAATAAAGTAAAGTTCATCAATTTAATGATTGATATTATCTTCTCCATTGTAATTCATCGATGCTTCTTCACTCTTTTAATAGATATAGTCAAATGGTAGATTATCCTAAACGAACAAAAATTAAATCTCCAAAGAAACAATCTCCTAAATAATAAAATTCCTCTCATTTAAACATATGTCACAATCACTGTAATTTACGCCCCATCCTAATGCCTTGCCACGAACGTGAAGAGGCACCCCACTACCCCCGAGCTCAGTGTGGTGGCAAGATACAAAGTGATTTCATGAACCATCATAGTTCAATTCTCATGCAACATACATCTACTACAATTTGAACTACTGATGAAGCTTGAGTGTCACGTTAAGACCGTTAAGATAGCGAATCTATCTTTTTTGAATGTCACGTTAAGACTCAACTAGCTTCCTAAATTTAGCGGAATGTAGAGCGAGACAATCTACCTTttgtaatatttatattttatattttatagcaATGCTTCTGCACTCAAAATACATGTgggaaatcaatttaaaaaaaacataccCCACAAAACGCAGAGATTGTATACATACGATAGGTTATCAACCCTGGACAGCCAATTCTTGCAAATGTTCTATAAATACCTGCAAGCTCACATCATCGGTAAATATAATCTCCGAACCATCGGTAACCACCGTCTTCTGGGTCACAGAGGGATTTAGCCTTGCGAGTAGGAACCTTGCTTGGCTTCCATGTTGGTCGCACTTGATCAGCTTAGGGACAGGTATCCGATCTTCTATTAAGGCCTCGGCATCAATCTCTGGTGCCTCCAGCAGTTTCTGAAAGTTTTCATGATTTGGGTCCTTGCCGTACCCAAGTTTCTTCCACTGGGCAATCTTCGATCCGTAGTGAATCACTATGTGAAAATAAGAATCAAAGAGCAAAATAACATCAGGGGAGATTGAGCTAACATCAAGTAACACAGGAATAGGTGGCCCATCGAATGAGTACTGGAACAATGTAGGCTGGATCATGACAAGCGAACCAATCACCCCTTCTCGATTCAGCATCAACCTGAAGAAGGCAGTCTCATCTGGGGTGCTGTTAAAGACATCAATGAACTGTGATCTCCGCAGGTAATACATGAACTGTGGATAGAGGGAAAAATTTGATGACAATCGAAATGTTGATGGATCCTCTGGCATATAGTCCCCAAATTTTGCCGTAAAACGTATGAGCATCTTATCCAACCATCTGATGACATCACGAGCATAATATTCCTCGGCCCTCTGTACTGCCAGTCTAGCCATGACAGTTGCAGCAGCCTCTTGATCAAACCCGTCAGTTAGTTCTGGAGAGTTGAGCTTAACCCATCTCCTAGCAGCAGTAGTAACCCTTAGGCGAAATCCACCATTCCCATGACGATAACGTGTCATGAACTGCACAAAGAAGACAGTCGGTAGCTCCACATCCCGACTAGTGCTGACTTGGAAGATAAACGCAATGCATGTTTTGCTTGTAACAGTGTTCATCTTCCACATATAGGTTCCACCATGGCCAATTTCCTTATCACTCACTGAGTTGTTCTTTTTTCGAAGTGACATGCAAGGCCCCAAGGCTCCACAAATTTTAACTTCCTTGGTAGTCACTATCTCCATGGTTGCATCAAAGTTCATATTAAGGTGACTTGTACCTTCATTTATAAAAATGTGATTTAAACACTTCCTGAACTGTTCCGACTCAAATGAATCTGCTAAAACTAAAACACCACCAGATGTTTCAATAGGATATCTCATCTCTGCTGCCCCAACCTGATCAAGAGAGCATGCAAAGAGGTCAAGAACAACTGAAGTATCAGACAATCTCTGAGCCAGTTTCTTGTAGAAATTACGAGCTTTTTCAGTGAATGGGGCATGATCATTTACGAGATCTCGATGTGTTCGAATGGATATACTTAGATCAGTATCTGTAATCATGCCAGGACCAATTGTAGCAGGTCCAGATGTGAAAACCATCACTCGACCAACATTATAAGGTGTACAACCCTCCAGAAGAGCTATTGCTATTGAGATTGCAGCACCCGTGGCCCTTGTTGGACGGTGACCTGGTAAAGAATTCCGTGTACAATTGAGTTCTTCAACCCATGTCGTAAAGTTGAATTCACATTCAGAAACGGGTAGCAAAAATGCATGTTTTTGAATGGACCGAACCATTCCCAATTTAGAGTGATTAGAGATTCCCATGAATTCTTGGATCTGAAAGGTGCAAATCAATGAGAAAGAATAGAAAAGGCTAAGAGGAATTGAGTACCATGTTCTCAGAAGTtctacaaaccaagtaaaaatgcCATAGGAGTAATTGAGTGTCATGTTTTAACAAGTTATAAACAAAACAAACACGCTTTGTTAGAAGTACAACCAAGATAACCTTCAGAAAATACATCCTATAACAGATTTGTCACAAggacccaaagaaaagaaaatcaacTAGGTTTTTAGCTTAAATAGACATCTAACCTACTGTAGAGCCAAAAGGAGATAGTACCCATACATTCAAAACCACTGGACTATCAAATTATATCAGTGTAGAAGGCATTAAAAATGACCATCAATTGCTGCAAAAATACTTAACTAGGGCCTAAAACATTTCAAAGTAATACATACCAAATATGAATTGTAAATTATCAATATCTAGAAGTATTCTTATAGGCGTCTGGACATTCTGAACATGAAAAGAGGATTTCATTTACTTATCTCATGTTAATGGTCCAAGTATGCAAAAGACAGTTTCACAAGTttatttatacctttgttgccATAACATGCATGATTATAATGTGGAATTAACAAATGGAAAGCCCTTAAATAAGATGAATCTCAAAAGTCAAAAACAGCAAAAAAAACATaactaatgcattcaactgtaaTCTATGCAGAGTTTCAAATTTTCATCCTACCTCACAAAGAGAGCACCCCATGAAGGCATGCTCGGtcaaatatatagatatatagtTTGTTTAATTTCTTTGATTATCTTGAGTTAGTAATTATTTGCATGACTCTTGGTTCCCTTTTTATCACATTGACACCAAGTGAGGTGCCTCTTGTAGAGTGGAAATTACACCCTAGGGCATgccaattttacttggtattagagcccgatttgcaatttaaattcatgggtttcctatttttggggtttattttaaatttttagtttacTTGGTACTAGAGCTCGGTTTGCAAGTTAAATGTGAGTTTCCTATTTTCTaggttttcgttttctattttatgtttttttttatataaaaatttacacaTAAGTTGAGGTGTACCTCTAGGGTTCTTTTATCTGTTGTTTTAAATATTTCAATCATAATTATGATTGATTATAAAAAAAATGGTATTTGGTTTGCAAAATACATTCGGATTAGGATGTCTGAATTTCCCAAGGGTACCTTCTGTGAGGCACTACAACAAGCCTTTTTTATTGAGATGACTTAGCAATAGGCCTTCCAATAGGTAGTCCTGCCCGGGATGCAGTTGGGGCTTTACGGGGTGGAGGCGGTGGCACAGACAACCCACTGCTTCGAATGGGCGCCCGGCGGCATGGCACCAGGCGAACCGGACATGGGAAATGTCTCCGGGCTTACCTAGCCCAGGGTAGTGCGGTAGGTGGCCGTAGATGTGTGTCTACTGCTTAGGAGTTGATCAAGGCTGGGATGATGCACCCATCTCTATCTCAGAGATATAAATAATAGCTCAGTATGATCCCAGTGCAAGAGTTGATTGTCAATCAAATGCGCAGCAGCCTGTACTAGGTCCTGTGGGTGATCCTTGGGGAGCACTTATAGTTGACTTGACTACCTCCACAAAAGATGTACTTGTGGACAAAATCCATATTCCTTTGCTTGCTAGATTAACAAAAGATCATTTTATATTCTTCCTCGAAAGCAATGGCCTTTGGGAAGCGCATTGAGTACACCTTCGAGTACATGTCGTGTTTAGATGCAAAAAAGGTGGGGTTAGCCACCTACCATTTCAGAGGGCAGGACGTTATAGAAAAGACTATCTTATCAAATTTAATTATCTCTTGGCAGTTATTTGTAAAGGCGTTTGAGAGACATTATTATCCTACAATATTTTATATTGCTAGACTCCAAGAATGCATGAATCTCATATAGAGTAGAAAAAGTGTAATGGAATATAATGCAAGCCGACTTGTTGAATTTTACCCACATATGATAGCTTGGTACTATGACCATATGCTTCACTTTATGCCTGGACATGCAAAATACATTTGGATTAGGATGTCTGAATTTCCTAAGGGTACCTATTGTGAGGCACTACAACAAGCCTTTTTTATTGAGATGACTTAGCAATAGGCCTTCCAATAGGTGGTCTTGCCCGAGGATGTAGTTGGGGCTTTACGGGGTGGAGGCAGTGGTGCAGACAACCCACTGCTTTGAATGGGTGTCCGGCGGCATGGAGCCGGGCGAACTGGACATGGGAAATGTCTCCGGGCTTACCTCGCCCAGGAAATGTCTCATTACGTccaatattactaaacttaaattacatatattttatctttattctACTCAccctaaaatctttcccttctagtatttcacgccaagtttagcatttactcctttatGTGTCTCATCTagcaaaacaatatcatctgcaaacaacatgcaccacagtaCTGTATCTTGAATGTGTACGTCcacaattagtataaaaagatagggacttagaattgatccttgatgtacccctatctttattgaaaatgatTCGGTTACTCCGCtggaagtctttactctagtcgttacatcctcgtacatatccttaattagctTAGTATATTTTACGCtaatacctctcttttctagaattctctatataatttctctttgAGCTTTATCacaagttttttctaagtcaatgaataccatgtgtaaatcttatttttgctcccgatatttttcatttaattgtctaagaagatatatagtttctattgtcgaccttccagacataaacccaaattgattttcgatcaccaaggtctccttaatctttttttattactttttcccaaagtttcatggtatgactcattagtttaatactgctatagtttacataattttatacatctcccttgttcttatataagagaactagatTACTTATCCCCCATTAGTTTTGCATTTTTTCGTTtccaatatcatgttaaataattttgtaagtcgttcaataccttatttccctatgcacttccatacctctatcggaatatctcTACCTCTGAAGtttaaattctacgataaaaatttaaattcctaatactcatttgacctacttaaattacctaagttaagttggtcacctaaaccttcattaaaaagttggtGAAAATGTCTCTTCCACTGCTTTTTTATTTCTCTATTGTTTACTAATACCCTTTTACATTCatgtttaatacattttatttggataagatctcttgtcttacTTTCTCTcattttagctattctataaatgtctctttccccttcctttgtatctaatttttaatataagcaTTAAAAAATTTCATTCTTCATTCGCTACTTTCTTAGTTTTTTTCTtagctattatatattttttaaaattttcctcatgcttaaaaatatataattgcttataagttattcatttttctttcactttctcttatactttctcattccaccagcAAGATtccttagtggtgcatgtccctttgactcaccaagtacactcttagctactattttcaactttgatatcatcttatcccatatcGTATTCGAGTCACCGTATATCTCACCTAATGCTTGTGgaaccttctccttaaatatattttgcttcccatcctttaacttccaccatttAATTTTAGAAGTagcatatattttctttctattgatacaatgTTTGAAGCATATATCCAACATCACTAGCTTATATTAGGTAGTTAAGTTTTCGCAaatgaccttgcaatctttataattttttctatccttcttcctaattataagaaagtcaatttgtgatttattattcacacttttgaatgtgactaagtgttcttctcttttcttaaaaaacgtattagctaatataacgtcatatgctatcgcaaaatctaaaataattttcccttcctcatttctcgttctAAACTCATAACccccatgtaccctctcatattcctcattttttactccgatatgcccatttagatcacctcttattaaaatcatttcatttgacggaatttttataatatttcaactaagtcgtcccaaaaccttgatttggcaGCTTCATATAATTCTATTTGCGatgcatatacactaattatattcatagtttctttcgccactattatcttaagggctataattttatccccttttctaactactcctacaacttcatcctttaacgaaatatctacaacaatacccacTCAATTTCTTAGTTCATTCTTTTTTGTGTACCATAACTTTAAacctgagttctctatcatctttgccttcttgcCTACCCATTTTGGCtcttctacatacaaaatattaatttttcttttattcattgtatctactacctccattaatTTACCAATGAGGGTTCCTATattccattttccaaatcttagattattaggtttcctatcatatttgttcttatccaacctatggtatgataactcttgcctatttaacactacactcaagttctcaAGGAGATGTAGCAGTCCTTGCCGATACGTTTCAGTCGGACCTACAATGCGAACTTTTACATATTTAGTACTGCACCagagttttggagatgtagcgATCTTTGCCGAgacattacagtcggaccctacAATGTGTTCCTTTTGGAGAACAACCTagtattagcacaatagtttaatggatttattcattgaatatttgtcatagttttaacgtTAGTCGACAACCAAACTCAACCCTCCTTTACCCGGGCTTAGGACCGACCATCACTGGTTCATCATGGATGGAGTTCCAACATGTGCTAGCATTAGTAAAAATTAAATCTGATGTTGGCAAATGAAAATTTTAGTTCAATAGTGTTGGCAGAAGAAGTCTAAATAAGTCAAGGAGGACTAAATATCTAGCAAATGACTAGAAATTTAAGTAAATCTACAAGGATAAAAAATTTGATAGTGGAAGTCCAAACACGTCAACATGGACTAGAGACTTGCTAGTGGAAGTTCAGGTAGGTCAGGTTAGTGCGGACTTAATAGATCATGGAGGATTGAATGCTAGACAGGTGacaaaagtccaaacaagtcaagAAGTACCGAATGTTTGGCAATAGAGAAGTCTCGACAAGTGAAGGTTGACTAAATGGAAAACAAGGTTGAAATTCCTGAGGAGTGAATTGCAGGCAAGTAAAGTCCCGAAGATGAGGAGTCTCTAGGCAAGTAAATCCTAGAAAATAGGTCTTCAAACCGTGGAAGTCCTAgctagtcaaggttgacctgagaTTGGGTGAGGTAAAGTTTTGTTAAGTTGAGGTCAATTGGATCTTGGGCAATGAGTGAAGCCCCAAACATAGTCTTTATGCAAGTGAATTCTTGGTAAGTCAAGGTCGATGTGCACTAGGCAAACAACAAAGTCTTGATCATgcaaaactaaaaatttaaattaagtagAATACTAGGAGTAAAACTAAATAGACAAAACTTCAACAATTAGAATGATGTTACAAAATCATCACCTAAGCTAGTTATGGGACTAAAAATCTCGTGCAATGGAGAATTGCATATGGTGCTTATGGCTACATAACCTTCCCTAGGTTAAAGAAAACTCTATCTTATTATGTTCTACATCATGTTCATGTTTATATTGATTAGGATAAACCAATTTCACTAAATGGggaataataagcatatctaatATAGTGCTTAGTTCAACATGTACATGTTCCTTTGTGCGGAAGGCATCAATTGGATAATATGCATTTTTAATATCCTGTATATTTTACTATATACATTTCTTAGATTCATATACCAAAAAATTATATAGAATTGTATATTGCTTAGGAAGATCATTTTAATTATTAAGTACCAAATGAAAATATTGTTAATGTTGATTGCTTGAATTGTTCAAGTTTACATATTATATAGTAGATG from Zingiber officinale cultivar Zhangliang chromosome 6B, Zo_v1.1, whole genome shotgun sequence carries:
- the LOC121988358 gene encoding protein transport protein sec23-1-like, with the protein product MDFAELESIEGLRWPWNSWPLSQSDAAALVVPLSVMCTPLMPIADLPLLPYAPLLCADCRAALNPYARVDYRAALWFCPFCSHKNPFPRSYAGIGENTLPAELFPTYSTVEYEVSRNPHANRGAGSVFGFSTSSAPSSSSSERLDGLQLPGPAFVFVIDLCSEQDELQALKNEILHIVARLPENVMVGLITFGSMVWVHDLGYTACPKVMVFPGDRESPSEKIQEFMGISNHSKLGMVRSIQKHAFLLPVSECEFNFTTWVEELNCTRNSLPGHRPTRATGAAISIAIALLEGCTPYNVGRVMVFTSGPATIGPGMITDTDLSISIRTHRDLVNDHAPFTEKARNFYKKLAQRLSDTSVVLDLFACSLDQVGAAEMRYPIETSGGVLVLADSFESEQFRKCLNHIFINEGTSHLNMNFDATMEIVTTKEVKICGALGPCMSLRKKNNSVSDKEIGHGGTYMWKMNTVTSKTCIAFIFQVSTSRDVELPTVFFVQFMTRYRHGNGGFRLRVTTAARRWVKLNSPELTDGFDQEAAATVMARLAVQRAEEYYARDVIRWLDKMLIRFTAKFGDYMPEDPSTFRLSSNFSLYPQFMYYLRRSQFIDVFNSTPDETAFFRLMLNREGVIGSLVMIQPTLFQYSFDGPPIPVLLDVSSISPDVILLFDSYFHIVIHYGSKIAQWKKLGYGKDPNHENFQKLLEAPEIDAEALIEDRIPVPKLIKCDQHGSQARFLLARLNPSVTQKTVVTDGSEIIFTDDVSLQVFIEHLQELAVQG